The Blastopirellula retiformator genome includes a region encoding these proteins:
- a CDS encoding DUF1570 domain-containing protein → MIARVLLGLLLGLACFSQTHADLVLYNVPGTKLVFILQGRATVNPGANVTFRHPTFGNLYMNAANVKIYKVPSVQSQAVNKLSTAKAAGDLNGCLDAARYALKIGKLNIFYDACKAAWEIDPNDDRVKKLVETKQAIDKPVPIDPAQEKIMRDFTKNRQDMKFVRSKHFLLLHDTSSRKSKRDNKTRAEERLELLETVYESFLMKFCLEGVELEVPDKLLMVVLFAEHREYLQFVTLLGPELASAAGFYHRLDNVAVFYDQGTDESFEALNFISKKIQSERDEIVRRKISGMADVIRFADTLNLLIDVKRENLDIEVVSHEATHQLAANTGLMPENRPIPTWAAEGMATYFESPKQAAWSGIGAVNSERLGWYRELAPIRSVSNIDFIVSDQIFTRAANNFTTLHAYGQSWAFTHFLMEKHFDKLIAYYRELGKLPEATHTTPDELQKAFDKVFGQNKQALDAEWRAYMRSLRTDLEETLAKAR, encoded by the coding sequence ATGATCGCTCGCGTTTTGCTTGGACTTTTGCTGGGACTCGCCTGTTTCTCGCAAACCCATGCCGACCTGGTGCTGTACAACGTGCCGGGGACGAAGCTGGTTTTCATTCTGCAGGGGCGAGCGACCGTCAATCCTGGGGCGAACGTCACGTTCCGCCATCCGACGTTTGGCAATCTCTATATGAATGCCGCGAACGTCAAGATTTACAAAGTTCCGTCGGTCCAATCGCAAGCGGTCAATAAGTTGAGCACCGCCAAGGCGGCCGGCGACTTGAATGGCTGTCTCGACGCGGCACGTTACGCCCTGAAGATCGGCAAGCTGAATATCTTCTACGACGCGTGTAAGGCGGCCTGGGAAATCGATCCCAATGACGACCGAGTGAAAAAGCTGGTCGAAACCAAGCAGGCGATCGACAAGCCGGTGCCGATCGATCCAGCGCAAGAAAAGATCATGCGGGACTTCACCAAGAACCGCCAAGATATGAAATTTGTCCGCAGCAAGCACTTCCTGCTCTTGCACGATACGTCGAGCCGAAAGAGCAAACGGGACAACAAGACCCGGGCCGAAGAGCGTCTGGAACTGCTGGAAACGGTCTACGAAAGTTTCCTGATGAAGTTCTGCCTGGAAGGGGTCGAACTGGAGGTGCCCGACAAGTTACTGATGGTGGTGCTGTTTGCCGAACACCGCGAGTACCTGCAGTTCGTCACGCTGCTGGGCCCCGAGCTGGCGTCGGCGGCCGGGTTCTATCATCGACTCGACAACGTGGCGGTCTTCTACGATCAAGGGACCGACGAATCGTTCGAGGCGCTCAACTTCATCAGCAAGAAGATCCAAAGCGAGCGGGACGAAATCGTCCGCCGTAAAATCAGCGGCATGGCCGATGTGATCCGCTTCGCCGATACGCTTAATCTATTGATCGACGTGAAGCGAGAGAACCTCGACATCGAAGTGGTCAGTCACGAAGCGACTCACCAATTGGCGGCCAATACCGGGCTGATGCCAGAGAACCGCCCGATCCCGACGTGGGCGGCGGAAGGGATGGCGACCTACTTTGAGTCGCCCAAACAAGCGGCCTGGAGCGGCATTGGCGCCGTCAATTCGGAACGGCTCGGCTGGTACCGCGAACTGGCGCCAATCCGCAGCGTCTCGAACATCGACTTTATCGTCAGCGATCAGATCTTCACCCGGGCGGCCAACAACTTCACCACGCTGCACGCCTATGGGCAATCGTGGGCCTTCACCCACTTTCTGATGGAAAAGCACTTCGACAAGTTGATCGCCTACTATCGCGAACTTGGCAAACTACCCGAGGCGACTCACACCACGCCCGACGAGTTGCAGAAGGCGTTTGACAAAGTCTTTGGCCAGAACAAACAGGCGCTCGACGCCGAGTGGCGGGCGTACATGCGATCGTTGCGTACTGATTTGGAGGAGACGTTGGCGAAAGCGCGGTAA
- a CDS encoding type II toxin-antitoxin system RelE/ParE family toxin encodes MKRNAGNVQLLLTDRALADLAEIRTYTAANFGKRQSEKYLDDLESALARIKEQPDLLRHEAQFSATLQFYRVNRHLVVCDRSELAIYVLTVIHGNRDIPSRLNELAPSLADEVEILRGKL; translated from the coding sequence GTGAAAAGGAACGCGGGCAACGTTCAGCTACTCCTCACTGATCGCGCTCTGGCTGATTTGGCGGAAATTCGAACCTACACAGCCGCTAATTTCGGAAAACGCCAATCCGAAAAATATCTAGACGACTTAGAGTCTGCCCTGGCCCGGATTAAAGAGCAGCCTGATCTACTTCGGCACGAAGCCCAGTTTTCTGCGACACTCCAATTCTATCGCGTGAATAGGCATCTGGTGGTTTGTGATCGTTCGGAGTTAGCGATCTACGTTCTCACGGTAATTCATGGCAACCGTGATATACCAAGCCGCTTGAATGAATTGGCTCCAAGCTTGGCGGACGAAGTTGAAATTCTTCGAGGCAAGCTATAG
- a CDS encoding CBS domain-containing protein, translating into MYCLACGAENYQGADQCEACGQPLALEPSPKNSVEAALSRDTIKKLPMKMPLTSSPDAPLGDVLTVLSTNAIGAVVITDDHHRPIGIFSERDALIRVGPDYRDHLAEPISKFMTPDPQTVDQSTPITFAVHQMDVGHYRHLPVIDVDGRVTAVISIRDLLRYLTQRIAEAELAE; encoded by the coding sequence ATGTATTGTCTCGCCTGCGGCGCAGAAAATTATCAAGGTGCCGACCAGTGCGAAGCGTGCGGACAGCCGCTTGCCCTGGAGCCTAGTCCGAAAAACAGCGTCGAGGCGGCGCTCTCGCGCGACACGATCAAAAAGTTGCCGATGAAGATGCCGCTAACCTCTTCCCCCGATGCGCCGCTGGGGGACGTGCTGACGGTCTTGTCGACCAATGCGATTGGGGCGGTGGTTATCACCGATGACCACCATCGCCCGATTGGCATCTTCAGCGAACGAGACGCGCTCATCCGCGTGGGCCCCGACTATCGGGATCATCTGGCCGAGCCAATCTCGAAGTTCATGACGCCTGATCCGCAAACGGTCGATCAGAGCACGCCGATCACCTTTGCTGTGCATCAGATGGATGTCGGTCATTATCGGCACTTGCCGGTCATCGACGTCGACGGCCGGGTTACCGCGGTGATCTCGATTCGAGATTTGCTGCGTTACCTGACCCAGCGAATCGCCGAAGCGGAACTGGCCGAATAA
- a CDS encoding 2-oxoacid:ferredoxin oxidoreductase subunit beta, with protein MASVELPVLKPGDYGSDQDVRWCPGCGDYSILAQMKKVMATLGWPREKTVFVSGIGCSSRFPYYMNTYGMHSIHGRAPAFATGIKSCRPDLNVFVITGDGDALSIGGNHFMHAVRRNVNLNIVLFNNRIYGLTKGQYSPTSELGKVTKSTPMGSIDNPMSPLSLAIGCEATFVARSIDVHIKHLADTLKRAAEHPGVSFVEVYQNCNVFNDGAYKYATDKAVKADNVIEIEHGKPLIFGKNRDKGIRLNGMHPEVVELGKGITEDDLLFHDEQATQPTLAYLLSRMRYPEFPEPIGVLRCVDAPRYDDLLNEQVAQARAEKGEGDLDKLFNSGDTWTVE; from the coding sequence ATGGCTTCCGTCGAACTTCCCGTCCTCAAGCCTGGCGACTACGGCAGCGATCAGGACGTGCGGTGGTGCCCCGGATGCGGCGACTATTCGATTCTCGCGCAAATGAAGAAAGTGATGGCGACCTTGGGGTGGCCGCGCGAGAAGACCGTGTTCGTCTCCGGCATCGGCTGCAGCAGCCGCTTTCCGTACTACATGAACACTTACGGCATGCACAGCATCCATGGTCGCGCCCCCGCGTTTGCGACCGGCATCAAGAGCTGCCGGCCCGACCTGAACGTCTTCGTCATCACCGGCGACGGCGACGCGCTAAGCATCGGCGGCAATCACTTTATGCACGCGGTGCGTCGTAACGTGAACCTGAACATCGTCCTGTTCAACAATCGGATTTACGGCCTTACCAAGGGGCAGTATTCACCAACGTCGGAACTGGGCAAGGTGACCAAGAGCACGCCGATGGGCTCGATCGACAACCCTATGAGCCCGCTTTCGCTGGCTATTGGTTGCGAAGCGACCTTTGTCGCCCGCTCGATTGACGTTCACATCAAGCATCTGGCCGACACTCTGAAGCGAGCCGCTGAGCATCCTGGCGTTTCGTTCGTCGAGGTTTATCAGAACTGCAACGTTTTCAACGACGGCGCCTATAAGTACGCAACCGACAAAGCGGTGAAAGCCGATAATGTTATTGAAATTGAGCATGGAAAGCCGCTCATTTTCGGCAAGAATAGAGACAAGGGAATTCGCCTGAACGGCATGCATCCCGAGGTGGTCGAACTTGGTAAAGGGATCACCGAGGACGATCTGCTGTTCCACGACGAACAGGCTACCCAGCCGACCCTCGCTTATTTGCTAAGCCGAATGCGCTATCCTGAATTCCCCGAACCGATCGGCGTGCTGCGGTGCGTCGACGCTCCGCGCTACGACGACTTGCTGAACGAGCAAGTCGCCCAAGCCCGAGCCGAGAAAGGGGAAGGGGACCTCGACAAATTGTTCAACTCCGGAGACACCTGGACGGTGGAATAA
- a CDS encoding ribbon-helix-helix domain-containing protein translates to MPSSLNLSLTDELRAFVDQNCGDGTLFATPSEFVRDLIRRQKVSQEAEAVRDKILEGYQDAIAGRTTPFEGDLRKLLANKKVRQ, encoded by the coding sequence ATGCCTAGTTCATTGAATTTGTCGCTTACCGACGAGTTGCGTGCATTTGTCGACCAAAATTGCGGCGACGGAACTCTTTTCGCGACGCCGAGCGAATTTGTTCGTGATCTCATTCGACGGCAGAAAGTGTCGCAAGAGGCCGAGGCAGTGCGCGACAAGATCCTGGAAGGATATCAGGACGCGATTGCTGGAAGGACGACGCCGTTTGAGGGCGACCTGCGAAAGTTGCTTGCCAACAAGAAGGTACGGCAGTGA
- a CDS encoding ISAs1 family transposase — MSSSAASIQQHFADLTDPRTRKVTYPLVNIVTMSLCAVLGGADDFVAIADWAEDKKEWLSKFLDMSSGVPSHDRFNAILGALKPAELEKCLLSWITALQDITDGQIIAIDGKTLRRSFDAASSKAAIHMVSAWATANHVSLGQVATDAKSNEITAIPKLLEIIEVSGCLVTIDAMGCQKEIAAKIVDAGGDYCLAIKGNQRYLHQAIRDHFVAAMEVDFKKLKVHRHETHEKGHGREESRYYYLCPIDADDFPYASKWKKLKAIGMTINIVKQNGKETSDVRYYIVSKYLTGKRFAEAVRGHWSIENSLHWQLDVTFGEDQSRIRKGNADINFSLLRRTSLSLLKNNKTAKVGVKNKRLKAGRNDAYLLEVLLAT, encoded by the coding sequence ATGTCTTCTTCGGCCGCTTCGATTCAACAGCACTTTGCCGACCTGACCGATCCGCGCACGCGGAAGGTGACTTATCCGCTGGTCAACATCGTCACGATGTCGCTCTGCGCGGTGCTCGGCGGGGCGGACGATTTTGTCGCCATCGCCGATTGGGCGGAGGATAAGAAGGAGTGGCTTTCGAAGTTTCTCGACATGAGCAGCGGCGTCCCTTCGCACGATCGATTCAACGCGATTCTGGGCGCGCTCAAGCCGGCCGAGTTGGAGAAGTGTTTGCTGAGTTGGATCACGGCGCTGCAGGACATTACCGACGGACAAATCATCGCGATCGACGGCAAGACGTTGCGGCGCAGTTTCGACGCCGCCAGCAGCAAGGCGGCGATTCACATGGTCAGCGCCTGGGCGACCGCTAATCATGTGAGCCTGGGTCAGGTAGCGACCGACGCGAAGAGTAATGAGATCACGGCGATTCCGAAATTGCTCGAAATCATCGAGGTTTCCGGCTGTTTGGTGACGATCGACGCGATGGGCTGTCAAAAGGAGATCGCTGCAAAGATCGTCGACGCAGGCGGCGATTATTGCCTGGCGATCAAAGGAAATCAGCGTTACTTGCATCAGGCAATTCGCGATCACTTCGTCGCCGCGATGGAAGTCGACTTCAAGAAGCTGAAAGTCCATCGTCACGAAACGCACGAGAAAGGGCATGGCCGCGAAGAGTCGCGCTACTATTATCTCTGCCCGATCGACGCAGATGATTTTCCGTACGCGAGCAAGTGGAAGAAGTTGAAAGCGATCGGCATGACGATCAACATCGTCAAGCAAAACGGCAAAGAGACAAGCGACGTCCGCTACTATATCGTTAGCAAATACCTCACGGGCAAACGCTTCGCCGAAGCGGTCCGCGGTCACTGGAGCATCGAGAACAGTTTGCATTGGCAACTCGACGTAACGTTCGGCGAGGACCAAAGCCGCATCCGAAAAGGAAACGCCGACATCAACTTCAGCCTGCTGCGAAGAACGAGTTTGAGCCTCTTGAAGAACAACAAAACGGCCAAGGTGGGCGTGAAGAACAAGCGGCTAAAAGCGGGGCGGAACGACGCCTATCTGCTGGAAGTGTTGCTGGCGACGTGA
- a CDS encoding 2-oxoacid:acceptor oxidoreductase subunit alpha, which translates to MSTEFESETEQSKTVLQIEEATVRFCGDSGDGMQLAGTQLTNTSALAGNDVATFPDFPAEIRAPRGTLAGVSGFQVHFASTDIFTPGETVDALVAMNPAALKTNVADLKAGGVLIANADAFDKKSLDQAGYAENPLEDDSLASYQMFKVPMTDLTRRAVDGLDLSQKEADRCRNFFAMGLAFWMYGRSLDPTLRFIEAKFKKLPAIAEANRRALTAGRNYGETTDAFVSSYKVDKAKLPAGKYRNMTGNQALAWGLMTAAKLSKKDLFLGSYPITPASDILHELSRYKNFGVRTFQAEDEIAAVCSAIGAAYSGHMALTTSSGPGIALKGEAMGLAVMLELPLLVVDVQRGGPSTGLPTKTEQSDLLQVMFGRNGECPMPVIAARSPADCFEVAIEAWRVAARFMTPVMILSDGYLANGSEPWRIVNFDDLEPISIKHPEGPVEGKPFMAYERDEMLARPWAIPGTPGLMHRVGGLEKQDGTGNVSYDPKNHQHMTDTRAQKVRNVAKLIGDQEVMGEPSGDLLVLSWGGPYGSCRTAVTKLQAEGHKVSHAHLRWLNPFPANLGEILGSFKKVLIPELNMGQLSLLIRNQYMVDAVSLNKVQGKPFHVTEIIEKAKTLLP; encoded by the coding sequence ATGTCCACGGAATTTGAGAGTGAAACGGAGCAGTCCAAAACTGTTCTGCAGATTGAAGAAGCGACCGTCCGCTTTTGCGGCGACTCTGGCGACGGCATGCAGCTTGCCGGAACGCAGCTTACCAACACGTCGGCCCTGGCCGGCAACGACGTCGCGACCTTCCCCGACTTCCCCGCCGAAATTCGCGCACCGCGCGGTACCCTGGCCGGCGTCTCCGGCTTTCAGGTCCATTTTGCGTCGACCGACATTTTCACCCCGGGCGAAACTGTCGACGCCTTGGTGGCGATGAATCCGGCCGCCCTCAAGACGAACGTCGCCGATCTGAAGGCCGGCGGCGTTTTGATCGCCAACGCCGACGCCTTTGACAAGAAGTCGCTCGATCAAGCCGGCTATGCCGAGAACCCGCTGGAAGACGATTCGCTCGCTTCGTACCAGATGTTCAAGGTGCCGATGACCGACCTGACCCGCCGCGCCGTCGACGGGCTCGATCTCAGCCAGAAAGAAGCCGACCGTTGCCGCAACTTCTTTGCGATGGGCCTAGCCTTCTGGATGTACGGTCGCTCGCTGGACCCGACCCTCCGCTTTATCGAAGCGAAGTTCAAGAAGCTGCCGGCCATCGCCGAAGCGAACCGCCGCGCACTGACCGCCGGTCGCAACTATGGCGAAACGACCGACGCCTTCGTCAGCTCGTACAAGGTCGACAAAGCGAAGTTGCCGGCTGGCAAGTACCGCAACATGACCGGCAACCAGGCGCTGGCTTGGGGCCTGATGACGGCCGCCAAGTTGAGCAAGAAGGACTTGTTCCTCGGCTCGTACCCGATCACGCCGGCCAGCGATATTCTGCACGAATTGAGCCGTTACAAGAACTTCGGCGTTCGCACGTTTCAGGCCGAAGACGAGATCGCCGCCGTTTGCTCGGCGATTGGCGCCGCTTACTCGGGCCACATGGCGCTGACTACCTCCAGCGGTCCCGGCATCGCCCTCAAGGGCGAAGCGATGGGCCTGGCGGTGATGTTGGAATTGCCGCTGCTGGTTGTCGACGTGCAGCGCGGTGGACCGAGCACTGGTCTGCCGACCAAGACCGAGCAGTCGGACCTGTTGCAGGTGATGTTTGGCCGCAACGGCGAATGCCCGATGCCGGTGATCGCCGCTCGCAGCCCGGCCGATTGCTTTGAAGTCGCGATCGAAGCGTGGCGCGTTGCGGCTCGCTTTATGACGCCGGTCATGATCCTCAGCGACGGTTACCTAGCGAACGGCTCGGAACCGTGGCGGATCGTCAATTTCGACGACCTCGAGCCGATTTCGATCAAGCATCCGGAAGGCCCGGTCGAAGGGAAGCCGTTCATGGCGTACGAACGTGATGAGATGCTCGCCCGGCCGTGGGCGATCCCCGGAACCCCAGGTCTGATGCATCGCGTTGGCGGCCTGGAAAAACAGGATGGTACCGGCAACGTCAGCTACGATCCGAAGAACCATCAGCACATGACCGACACCCGCGCTCAAAAGGTGCGAAACGTCGCCAAGCTGATTGGCGATCAAGAGGTGATGGGCGAACCGTCAGGCGATCTGCTGGTGCTTAGCTGGGGCGGTCCTTACGGATCGTGCCGCACGGCGGTGACCAAGCTGCAAGCCGAAGGTCACAAGGTGAGCCACGCCCATCTGCGTTGGCTGAATCCGTTCCCGGCGAACCTGGGCGAGATCTTGGGGAGCTTCAAAAAGGTGTTGATCCCAGAACTGAACATGGGCCAGTTGTCGCTGCTGATTCGCAATCAGTACATGGTCGACGCGGTCTCGCTGAACAAGGTTCAAGGGAAGCCGTTCCACGTTACCGAGATCATCGAGAAAGCGAAGACGCTGCTGCCGTAA